One genomic region from Quercus robur chromosome 4, dhQueRobu3.1, whole genome shotgun sequence encodes:
- the LOC126723505 gene encoding zinc finger BED domain-containing protein RICESLEEPER 1-like translates to METNTNEPSVQTPAATEDDGAIPTQVQDSAATQAEAAAASELPPVPPCQVSMTAPIGGGCSSRKKSVVWGHFEKVKIGEGDTSKTKTICKYCQKSYNADSKSCGTSNLSAHVPICPKNPNREDVVKGQKTLAFVPKKDGEDGFHLVSTSFSVEASRKALAEMVIIDELPFRYVKGYGFKKFVSTLQPKLRLKDITSRQTVARDVIGIYNSEREKLRKSLKGCRVCLTTDTWTSIQNLNYMCLTCHFIDDAWKLHKRILNFCQVEDHKGETIGRKIEMLLREWGIDGIFTLTVDNASSNLTTIKFLQRVTKDWNGAVLGNEYMHMRCCAHILNLIVGEGLKEIDASVAKVREAVRYVKSSPNRSQTFRSFMERLGMESKSLLNLDVPTRWNSTYIMLETAENFEKVFLRMDFEDDGYSSYFRTKEDSGGLASPCMTDFQNCRAFVTFLRLFYNATKKFSGSLYVTSNAFYDEIFVIQESISNLVKSQNTLLKSTATNMQTKFEKYWGEGEKINPLLYVAVVFDPRKKLRFLKFSFSEIYGNAVAEVMVDKVKDLLFKLYNFYTSIHSPNVQDQSGSERTELETDASDPYAMVHSRYERFLQVEQSVGCSNELERYLAENWMVERMQILRYWSGGGTIVISTKCCLK, encoded by the coding sequence ATGGAAACCAACACTAATGAACCCTCTGTCCAAACACCAGCTGCTACAGAAGATGATGGTGCTATTCCCACCCAAGTTCAAGATTCTGCTGCTACCCAAGCTGAAGCAGCTGCTGCTTCTGAGTTGCCCCCAGTTCCACCATGCCAAGTGAGTATGACAGCTCCTATTGGTGGTGGTTGTAGTAGTAGGAAAAAGTCTGTTGTTTGGGGTCACtttgaaaaagtaaagataGGTGAGGGTGATACTAGTAAAACTAAGACTATCTGTAAGTATTGTCAAAAATCTTATAATGCTGATAGTAAGAGTTGTGGTACTAGTAATTTGTCAGCTCATGTGCCAATATGTCCCAAGAACCCTAATAGAGAAGATGTAGTTAAAGGGCAGAAAACATTAgcttttgtacccaaaaaggaTGGAGAAGACGGATTCCACCTTGTGTCAACATCCTTTTCTGTTGAGGCTTCTAGAAAGGCATTGGCCGAAATGGTTATAATTGATGAGTTGCCTTTTAGGTATGTCAAGGGGTATGGGTTTAAGAAATTTGTAAGTACCTTACAACCTAAGCTTAGATTAAAGGATATCACATCTCGTCAAACTGTGGCTAGGGATGTGATTGGCATTTataatagtgagagagagaagctaaGGAAATCCTTGAAGGGTTGTAGGGTGTGTCTCACTACGGACACATGGacttctattcaaaatttaaattatatgtgtCTGACTTGTCACTTTATTGATGATGCTTGGAAATTGCATAAGAGAATTctaaatttttgtcaagttgaaGACCACAAGGGGGAGACTATAGGTAGAAAGATTGAGATGTTGTTGCGTGAGTGGGGTATTGATGGGATATTCACCTTGACGGTGGATAATGCTAGTTcaaatttaacaacaattaaatttttgcaaaGGGTGACTAAAGATTGGAATGGGGCAGTTTTAGGAAATGAGTACATGCACATGAGGTGTTGTGCCCATATCCTAAATCTCATTGTGGGGGAGGGTTTAAAAGAGATAGATGCATCTGTTGCTAAGGTGCGTGAAGCTGTGAGGTATGTGAAGTCCTCACCCAATAGAAGTCAAACTTTTAGGAGTTTTATGGAGAGGTTAGGTATGGAGTCCAAGAGTCTTCTCAATCTAGATGTACCTACTAGGTGGAACTCGACCTATATCATGTTAGAAACTgctgaaaattttgagaaagtgTTCCTCCGAATGGATTTTGAAGATGATGGTTATTCGTCGTACTTTAGGACCAAGGAAGATAGTGGTGGTTTGGCGTCTCCATGTATGACTGATTTCCAAAATTGTAGGGCATTTGTGACTTTCTTAAGGTTGTTTTATAATGCAACAAAGAAATTTTCTGGTTCATTGTATGTTACTTCAAATGCCTTTTATGATGAGATCTTTGTTATTCAGGAGAGTATTTCCAATTTAGTTAAATCCCAAAACACTCTCTTGAAAAGCACAGCCACAAACATGCAAACTAAGTTTGAGAAGTATTGGGGGGAAGGGGAGAAAATTAATCCTCTTTTGTATGTGGCTGTGGTCTTCGATCCACgaaaaaaattgaggtttttgaagttttcattttctgaaatttatggGAATGCAGTTGCAGAAGTGATGGTTGATAAGGTGAAAGACCTTTTGTTtaagttgtataatttttacaCTTCTATTCATTCACCAAATGTGCAAGATCAAAGTGGGAGTGAGAGGACAGAATTGGAAACTGATGCTAGTGATCCATATGCGATGGTTCACTCGCGATATGAACGTTTTTTGCAAGTTGAGCAATCTGTAGGTTGTAGTAATGAGCTTGAGAGGTATTTGGCTGAAAACTGGATGGTAGAAAGGATGCAAATTTTGAGATATTGGAGTGGTGGAGGGACAATTGTAATAAGTACCAAGTGTTGTCTAAAGTAG
- the LOC126723507 gene encoding uncharacterized protein LOC126723507 isoform X2 — protein MCVATLSSSNTPVRKTMAEGALFHLAEKVLELLRSLTIQEVKLASSVKTAIEKLTNTVTTIQAVILDAEKQSSQDHQIKDWLRKLKDVLHDADDLLDDFSTDVLQLQQKVMTKKELFIFQWLNLWDFAPPSTAAVSTSSPNISKSLFKHSATMCMFFSLITRKKRIWGIAKWVDRVFGPKRGGTSMNS, from the exons ATGTGTGTGGCTACTCTAAGCTCATCTAATACTCCTGTAAGAAAAACAATGGCTGAAGGAGCTTTGTTCCACCTTGCAGAAAAAGTCCTTGAACTGCTGCGTTCCTTAACTATCCAAGAGGTCAAACTGGCCTCTAGTGTCAAAACAGCGATTGAAAAACTAACAAACACTGTTACCACAATCCAAGCTGTGATTCTAGATGCAGAAAAGCAGAGTTCTCAAGACCATCAGATCAAAGATTGGCTCAGAAAGCTCAAGGATGTTCTCCATGATGCAGATGACTTGCTGGATGATTTCTCCACCGATGTTTTGCAATTGCAACAGAAAGTGATGACAAAGAAG gaactttttattttccaatgGTTGAATCTTTGGGATTTTGCCCCACCTTCTACTGCTGCAGTCTCTACCTCTTCTCCCAATATATCAAAG TCTCTGTTCAAACATTCGGCAACAATGTGCatgttcttttctttaatcactagaaagaaaagaatatggGGAATTGCGAAATGGGTGGATAGAGTTTTTGGGCCAAAGAGAGGTGGAACGAGTATGAATAGTTGA
- the LOC126723507 gene encoding putative disease resistance protein RGA4 isoform X1, producing MINISIIPIVGIGGLGKTTLAQLVYNDENVDKNFELKLWICISDIFDVKRIVKESLEQLTKRKHEGSFEILEKQFREGFNGKKYLLVLDNLWIEDKKKWLLLRNLLMVGARGSRIIVTTRSKRVAWIIGSISWYALKGLPIEKSWSLFVKMAFEQGQLLEHQAVISIGKEIVEKCGGVPLIVRTIASLLRSKPSENEWQSFKNYELSKITQQEEYNISLTLKLIYDHLPSHLKQCFGYCKLFPKDSKIDVKTLIHLWAAQGFIKLSNSKQRIEDVGKDYFMELLWRSFFQDVIKDELGNIVFCKMHDLANLVAGAESTMLTLSEENIDEKLHHVSFDLRYSLRQFPIPMVKGMKIRTILGASVGQELGKLTCDALISNLNYLRTLDLSKLKLCVVPNLIGELKHLRYLDLSENEDIEFLPNSITKLLNLQTLKLKYCKSLRELPREIKKFVNLRHLDIFECQRLTHMPLGLELCTSLEILPLFIVSKAKCSGGLSELKELSNLGRSLSINNLGHGKDDMLELECKAAILKEKQQLQQLKLWWDSRWAENNICYDEMSLEKLQPHPNLKALKLGFYMGMIIPSWVSSLTNIVHLEFYRNIKLQHLPPLCQRPFLKSVILKYMEALEYISKDILRKAIGSSKTTFFPSLSSLIMYECPNLKGWWRKFDGNDHLLLPSFPCLSLLKITECPNLTSMPLFPYLKEGLILDTTSLKAFHHTMIMGETESPSTAGTTSTSSSLEEINNLESLPEEKCVRNLISLKKLSIYNCNGLKSLPRKGISTSHITSRDGNHALQ from the coding sequence atgataaatattTCTATCATTCCAATAGTTGGCATTGGAGGATTGGGGAAGACAACTTTAGCTCAGCTAGTATATAATGATGAAAATGTGGACAAAAATTTTGAGCTAAAGCTTTGGATTTGTATCTCTGATATCTTTGATGTAAAACGaattgttaaagaaagtttagaacaattgacaAAGAGGAAGCATGAAGGAAGCTTTGAGATCTTGGAAAAACAGTTTCGAGAAGgatttaatggaaaaaaatactTGCTTGTCCTGGACAATTTGTGGATTGAGGATAAAAAGAAATGGCTTCTCTTGAGAAATTTGCTAATGGTTGGTGCAAGGGGAAGTAGGATAATCGTGACCACACGCTCAAAAAGGGTAGCATGGATAATAGGGTCAATTTCATGGTATGCTCTAAAAGGCCTACCTATAGAAAAGAGTTGGAGCTTGTTTGTAAAAATGGCATTTGAACAAGGCCAACTGCTAGAACACCAAGCCGTTATAAGCATAGGAAAAGAGATTGTAGAAAAGTGTGGTGGGGTACCTCTCATCGTAAGGACGATAGCAAGCTTGCTACGTTCCAAACCTTCAGAAAATGAATGGCAATCCTTCAAAAACTATGAACTCTCAAAAATAACACAACAAGAAGAATATAATATTTCATTAACACTTAAGTTGATTTATGATCATCTACCATCACACTTAAAGCAATGCTTTGGTTATTGTAAATTGTTTCCAAAAGATTCCAAAATTGATGTAAAAACACTAATTCATCTTTGGGCCGCGCAAGGTTTTATTAAGTTATCAAATTCAAAGCAACGTATTGAGGATGTTGGCAAAGATTATTTTATGGAATTACTTTGGAGGTCTTTTTTTCAGGAtgtaataaaagatgaattggGCAATATAGTATTTTGCAAAATGCATGATCTAGCAAATCTTGTGGCTGGGGCAGAAAGTACCATGTTAACTTTAAGTGAGGAAAATATTGATGAAAAACTTCATCATGTATCATTTGATCTTAGGTATTCATTGAGGCAATTCCCAATCCCCATGGTTAAAGGAATGAAAATACGAACAATTCTTGGAGCTAGTGTAGGGCAAGAGTTGGGTAAATTAACTTGTGATGCACTCATTTCAAATCTCAATTATTTACGCACATTAGATTTGAGTAAATTAAAGCTATGTGTAGTGCCAAATTTAATTGGAGAATTAAAGCATTTACGATATCTTGATCTTTCTGAAAATGAAGATATTGAATTTCTCCCTAATTCCATTACTAAACTGTTGAATTTGCAAACACTAAAACTCAAGTATTGTAAGTCGCTTAGAGAATTACcgagggaaattaaaaaatttgtcaatCTCAGGCATCTAGATATTTTTGAATGTCAAAGATTGACTCATATGCcccttggacttgaactttgtacttctcttgagatactaCCACTTTTTATTGTAAGCAAGGCTAAGTGTAGTGGTGGATTGAGTGAATTGAAGGAGTTAAGCAATTTGGGAAGAAGCCTAAGTATTAACAATTTGGGACATGGAAAAGATGACATGCTGGAGCTGGAATGTAAGGCTGCAATACTAAAGGAGAAACAACAACTTCAACAGTTGAAATTATGGTGGGACTCGAGGTGGGCTGAAAATAATATATGTTATGATGAAATGTCACTAGAAAAGCTCCAACCACATCCAAATCTTAAAGCTTTGAAGTTGGGTTTTTATATGGGTATGATAATTCCAAGTTGGGTCTCTTCACTCACTAATATTGTACATTTGGAATTCTATAGAAATATCAAATTGCAACACCTCCCACCATTATGTCAACGACCTTTTCTAAAGTCTGTCATCCTTAAATATATGGAAGCACTTGAATACATATCAAAAGACATTCTTAGAAAAGCAATTGGTTCCTCAAAAACAACATTCTTCCCATCCTTATCTTCTCTCATAATGTATGAATGCCCAAATTTGAAGGGTTGGTGGAGGAAATTTGATGGTAATGACCATCTTTTACTACCATCATTTCCTTGCCTTTCTCTTTTAAAGATTACTGAATGTCCTAATCTAACTTCCATGCCTTTGTTTCCGTATCTCAAAGAAGGGCTAATATTAGACACAACTAGCTTGAAGGCCTTTCATCATACAATGATTATGGGAGAAACAGAGAGCCCATCAACAGCAGGAACCACATCAACCTCTTCCTCATTAGAAGAGATTAACAATTTGGAATCTCTTCCAGAGGAGAAGTGTGTGCGGAACCTTATTTCTCTCAAGAAACTTTCCATTTACAACTGCAATGGACTCAAATCTCTCCCTCGTAAAGGTATTTCAACATCTCACATCACTTCAAGAGATGGAAATCATGCACTGCAATGA